Proteins encoded by one window of Desulfobulbaceae bacterium:
- a CDS encoding type I restriction enzyme HsdR N-terminal domain-containing protein, with translation MKDGYIIDFISGEEVKATPEEVEAVQVYSKLLVEDYDYPKSHITTHPQHRVKVRPSDTKKEYPVDIAVFQNDKKNEDDIFIIVECKKKNRKDGKTQLQDYLRFSKSQLGVWFNGEERLFLKKIEKDGKVLFEEIPNIPRYGQRIEDVGKFKRLDLKPATNLKNVFKAMRNYLAGNVVGATRDEVFAQQLINLIFCKIYDEKFTKPDEMVTFRAGIEEGPKEVKSRILELFNKVKKNYNDVIDSSDEINLDEYSLTYIVGELQQYSI, from the coding sequence ATGAAAGACGGATACATCATTGATTTTATTTCTGGTGAAGAGGTAAAAGCTACACCTGAAGAAGTTGAAGCGGTACAAGTATATTCCAAGTTACTTGTAGAGGATTATGATTATCCAAAGTCTCATATTACAACACACCCTCAACACCGCGTTAAGGTAAGACCTTCTGACACAAAAAAGGAGTATCCAGTTGATATTGCCGTTTTCCAAAACGACAAGAAAAACGAAGATGATATTTTTATAATTGTTGAGTGTAAAAAGAAGAACAGGAAAGACGGTAAAACCCAACTCCAGGACTACTTGCGTTTTTCAAAATCACAGTTAGGAGTCTGGTTTAATGGAGAAGAACGGCTCTTTCTAAAAAAGATTGAAAAAGATGGAAAAGTCCTTTTTGAAGAAATACCAAACATTCCAAGATACGGTCAAAGAATCGAAGACGTTGGCAAATTCAAAAGATTAGACTTAAAGCCAGCAACGAATCTTAAAAATGTATTTAAAGCAATGCGTAATTATTTAGCCGGTAATGTCGTTGGGGCAACGAGAGACGAAGTTTTTGCTCAACAACTTATAAATTTAATTTTTTGTAAAATTTATGACGAAAAATTCACCAAACCTGATGAGATGGTGACTTTCAGAGCAGGTATTGAAGAGGGGCCGAAAGAGGTAAAATCAAGAATCTTAGAACTTTTTAATAAGGTTAAAAAAAATTACAATGATGTAATTGATAGTTCAGATGAAATTAATCTTGATGAATACTCACTGACTTACATAGTCGGCGAACTACAGCAATATTCAATTTT